The Plasmodium vivax chromosome 13, whole genome shotgun sequence nucleotide sequence TAAAACCACTTCGTGTGGTCCCGCGTGTCATCCTGCTTGCCGCCCGCTTCCCCTCTCTCCACTTCGTGTCGTGCCGCTCTCCTCCCCTCACGGCTTGGCATTCTTATAGTACAGATACGACTTGGCAATGGCGTGGCTGCACAAATtgttaatattatcattGAGCAGGTTATTGCTCATGGTGAGGACGTAGGGGAAGAGCAGGGAGGGCTGGGGGATGCTCTTGAAAATGTTCTGCATGTTAATGTCCTCTTCGTTTGTCTCCTGATTGTCgtgttcaattttgtttttttccttctcgagttttttcttttcttggTAAATCTTCTGCGTCTGCAGTTGCTTGAAGACGTCCTTCTTATACTTTATCATTTTGTCTTGTTCCGTTTTCAACAGCTCGAGGGACTTACACGTGTCGTGAATGTAGCTCTCGAGGGAGTCCACCTCCTGTGCGTTTAGGTAATCCATAGAGGAgacaaaatttttgtttttatttttaagtaccTTCAAAAAGAGGGAACTTATGatggaattttttatacGAATTGGGATTTTCTGAAGAATGGTTTTACTGTTCAGTCCCTTCTTCTTTAACTCTACATTTAGGATATCATTAAATTGGTTAAacgttgcattttttatttgattctTAATTTCGAACACCACATCGACGTCTATTTTGTACGCAGAGAAGATCAATTTCCCATATTTTTCTCCAAAGCAAAGGACAAAGGAGTTCTTATTAATTAGGGAGCACATCAGCAGGGTGGCCAacacctccttcttcttaatATCGCAGATGTTGATGTAGAATCCGAAGGACGTTGTGTCGAAATTCAGCTCTGCCATGATATTCACGTAATCGTCGTAATAGGTGTTCACTTCGCTTATGTACTTCTCTCCCTCTTCCTcgtacttatttttattaaaatatagcaCTAAATTATTTAGCAATTCGGTTTGTCTTTGCTTTGGAATTTGATACTTGTTTGTCACCTTCGTAATTTTGTCTATGCATATATCTTCAATGTTGCACACACAAAAGGATTGGTTAATTTCTACtacgtttaatttttttgggtcatttttttttttcttcttatcctttgcatctttttttttttttctcatttttttatcatcatcatcgtcgtcatcatcgtcgtcgtcaTCCTCATCGTCTTCTTCCTCGTCGTCGTCTTCCTCGTCGTCATCCTCGtcgtcatttttgtttttgttggCAGTTccctcttcatcctcctcgttatttccactttttcccttttttttttttttttttttttttttttcatcactgttttttatgtaataccCTAGCAACTCTCCTCTCAAATCTTTATTCTTCGCTATCTGACTGATGACGACGCTGTTTAGCACAATTTCGAAATCCTCTCCTTCCGTTGAGCTGTCACTGTCGAtgtctttttcctccttggcgttttcgattttttccttcaactGTTCCAGCTTCTCCGcctctgcttcctttttctccttggcCTCTGTTTGGGCCCGCATGTGGGGGGGAACGTACTTCATTCTGCCGACACGTGCTGCTGGGGAAGTGCGTGCAGACGATTACCTACCGCGGTTACTACGCAAAgagggaagggggaaacgcGGGTTACCGTTTGTCTACGCGCCAAGCGAAGCGACGTGAGGTGCCTTCTTCTGCTCTGCCTCGaggcgcgggggggaagtgagCGGCCACACCCAGGGGCTTGTCAAAATTgcaatttcgaaaaaaaaataagcagcgcaaaatggcaaaatagCAAAACAGCGAAACAGCGAAACAGCGAAACAGCAAAACAGAACGATAATGCAACTTATCACGAAATGGTGGCGAAAcaaactttaattttttgcactcaaaaaaaaaaagaaagaaaaaaaaaaaagatgaattaATGGGCTGCAAATTTAATTCCGGTTGGCATGTCACATGCTCATGCGAACCCCCACGTGCGTACGCATCTACGTCGGCACATCCGCACGCTAGCACAGGGAGGGGCGAGCTATGTAACAGCGCGTCAGACGTCCACGAACATCAACAGGGcaatgcaaaaatgcaaaaatgcaaaaaatgcaaaaatgattGTTTATGAGGGGGCAGCAGGGgtgtggaattttttttctcttggggggggaggcgttTCCCTTCTATGAACCCTCGGCCAGGGCTGCTAACGCTGTTCTGCTACTGGGTTACTAATTTGGCGCAAACGCGAAGGGATGCGATTATGCAAATAAGTACCACCAACAGGATGGGAGGATATAAGAACATACATGCgtaaatacatacatacatcgATAGATAACACGCTTGGGGGTTGTCAACTTAGGTGTTCAGCGCTGTGACACTGCTTTAACCATGTCAATAGAAGATCGcatgaagggaaaaaaaaaaaaaaaaaaaaaaactcttaaagtgtactttatatataatgccACATACTTATGTGCttcattttatgtaatttgaTATTCGCATATACATATCATCCcctctgcgtttttttttttttttttcttccgtttCGCAGTGGAAGGGTTACTATTTATGTTGGTAAAAATGGCCTACGTTGAACGCGTGgtttttttgcttatgcTTACGCCTTTTGCTCATACGCAGGGAAATGTATGCAAATGCGTACGCgcataaatacatacatatgtatttttactatGTACATTTGTTTTCCCTTCGTGAACTGGTGGGTGGGGAGGAAACATACATGAGGaaaaagtggagaaaaaaatggaggaaaaaatggaggaaaaaatggaggaaaaaatgaaatggaaaaaaaagtgaatgaaaaaaaggtgaaacgaaaaaaaagtgaaatgaaaagaaaagatgaaagggaaaaccgaaatgacaaaaagggggaagcgaaaacgGGGGCGTAACGGggtaaagcaaaaaaaaaaaaaaaacaggctAGTCCGGTTAGCCACGTTAGTGTAGTATACAGTACAATGCGCGGTATGCGGAATTTCGGCCGAGAAAGTGGCGACCGGACGCTGCGTGGCTGTTCGTTCGCCGCTTCATTCGCCGCTTTGttggccgcctcccccctgcagtgGAAAGCCAGCCCCCGAGTTCGCCTCGTTCACGCTATACTTGGTGCAGCAAAAAATCACCACGGGATTGTGAAATCAGGGGGGGGGTACAGCTGTTCCCCCGCGCGCGCACGTAAGGCTGATGGATGgcacgcacgtacgtattatgtatatatgtatgtacgcacGTATGCGCGTATGCGGAGGTGGGCCTCCCTTCACTCACCCCTCGcatgcgttttttccccgccCTCTTCGGCAAACACCCCACCGTCAGACTTTCTcctctgcgttttttttttttttttcctttaaactAACCGCTTTTTTCGCATCAAGTTGGGAAATCTACATTCCTACATTCGTTTTCCATCCGTTTGGAAattatcaattttgtttttttttttccgctgtGTGAAATAAGTGTGAGCAGTTGGGAAGGAAGCgttgtaaaaagggaaagctaACGGTAAAGCGGTGGAGCTGTGAAGCGGTAAAAAGGTAAAGCTGTAAAGCGGCGAAAATGTAAAATCGCAAAATCGCAAAACTGTAAAAtcgcaaaattgcaaaactGTAAAATCGCAAAACTGCCAAACTGGTGAAACGCAAAATAACCCAATAGGTGACGGACGCGCGCGAATTAATTTTCCCCAGGGGAGGGATTGGTCCAcaaaatgtgaaattttggcgattttttttttttttttttcccccatctACATGTGTGGTTTGATTTCACCCCAcctgtttcttcttcgtcttgtTCCATCCTGTCGACGTGAACGATCACGCAGTTCAACCTGACAGTATCGCGTTCTTCGAGTTCCTCGCCAAATGGAGCAGTCCGCAGGTATAAAAACCCTCTTCGACGGCACACGCAGCGTGGATGTTAACCCAAGCGCAACATCAGCCACCCCAGTGCATACAAGCGATTGTTTGAGGATACCTCCACGACATACCTTGTTCACTTGTGTGAGGCCCAATTCACATTACACCCACTGTTGCCGTCACCCACCCCCTCCCTTGGCAGAGTCACATCCGGAGGATTTGTCAAGGAGGAGCAGTGAAGCGCTTTCCTCGTCAAAGCAGAGGTACGTACTTAAACGGTGTGTACGCCTGGATGGGCGcgcggttgagcggttgcACAAAGCGACATGTCGACGGCTTCGCATCCTGGCATGCAAACACACACAGTAGCTCAACGTGTTGACTGATTaatgtgcacttttttttttctttttttttctttttttctttttttttttttcgttcgtGCCCCTTGAAAATCGCAGCAGCGAAGAGGTCAGCGTCGAGGAGCTGAAGAAAAAGGTCAAGGATTTGGAGCTGCAGCTGGAGTACGAAATAAATCGACACGAGGGCGAGGTGCAGGAGAGGTaggcagcaaaaaagggaaaaaaaggggggaaatgtaCCAAAGGGGCGCCAAACGGGCGCAAGAACAGCACGACGACGTTCCCCCACGAAAGAGGCACCCCCTTTCGACTCGCTCGAATCTGTGCAGAGCCGCACAATTATTTGCACTCCGCACATGTGGTTCTAAGAAGGGCCTCCCCTCCCCATGCACACCGTGCACACCGTACACATGGCCTGTCACCtttccacttcccccccttctaaCCACTGAGCAGAGAGGAGAACATAAAATcgttggaagaaaaaataaacgaactCGAGtgctcaaaaaaagaatccgAGGAAAAGGATGAAGCCATCCTAAACATGAGCGAACAGCTCCTCATCCTGTCGAACAAGCACGACGTGTTGGTGAAGGAATCGAAGCTGCAGGAAGAGGAGCTgaagcatttaaaaaataaaaagaaatacagaAATGATAAAACGAATGAGTTTATAATTACcctaaaaaaacaaaatgaagattttaaaaaggataatgAAACGCTAACGGACAAATATTCAGACCTGCTAACGGAAAATAGTGGCCTTAAATGCACCTGCAAATTGCTACAGGAACAACTGCAGGAGAGTCAAAAGAATTTGGAACTCGTCAAGATGCAGAATACAAAGGTGAGTTCTGCACAGGGGTGTGGAAGTGTAACATGTGTATAATATGTGAGCTCTTTCACgaggttttcttttttcatcgGCATGTTCGTGGCATCGTTCGATTTGTTAAGCGGCATCCCCTTGCTTATCCCACGGGTGGCGCCCCAACACATGTCCCTCTCGCCACACACACTTTACAGGAGTTCGACGAGAAAAGCGCCCTTCAAATTTTGAACCTCGGAACGGTTGGAAAATTATTTGCTCATGAATGCTTTTACGCCTCTTCCCAATTTGAGCGCCATGTTGTTTTTTAGAAAGTTGGCCCGTTTGCTTATCATATGGGTGGCCTCCATCTGAGGGGCGGAGCCAATTCCCcccacatatgtatatatatttgtgtgAGCGTTTCCCATGTGATGAACCCCCTAAGTGTGCTATTTTCCCGTAGTGttattctcttcattttattttacccaTCCCTTTCGTCCCATTTCAGGGGCTGCTGCAAAAGAGGAGCTTCACCAAGGGTACCACATCCCGTGTTGCGTTTTTCTCTTAACTCTCTTTTGAGTTCCCCCCACTTTTGCCCCTCCCTATTTTTTCCTGCAGATGGAAGCGATGCCAATCCGCTCAAACTAGAAATAGAGTACAAAGATATGATCATAAAGAAATTGCTGAGGAAGAGCCTGACGGAGGAGATGATGAAGGGAAAGGACCAACACAGTAGCAGCTGCAACGGGAGGGACAGCACAATGGGAGAGGATTCCCAtcagaagggggaggactCCCCCAACGGGGAACACTCCCCGAACGATAACACAGTTAATCACAACGGGGAGCAACTAATTACATTCGAGGTTGGTCTTCAAGGGAGGCGGGGTGAACCATCTTCTCCCATACGTTGACTCATAGCGGTCCCACTTCTATACACCTATGCCCTgcccattttccccctttttttttttttttttttttttaccccctcccccgtgcgCAGAAAAAACTGGAGGAGCTGTACCAGAAGTGCGTGCACGCGCAGAGCGACAATGATCAATTAAAGGTGGGGAGGAAAGAAGCAAAGGGAGAGGCCACGTGGACCGGCCTAGTTATCTCCATAGCTGAGTTAGCGGCAGCCCGGCTTTTACACCCCGCGTGGACGCCACacgttttcccccttttctacacccagcttctcccccccctgcagaacaaaattaaaaagctgACTGATCATATAGACGAcctgaagaaggaaaacgcAGATTTGCTGGGAATAATTGTAAGTCATTTGGGCCACCCTCGTGTagcgaaaaaatgtaaaaatgggtcCTCATTTTGCATGGCGGTGCAATCCCTGTTTTGATTCGTTTATTTCTCtgactctccttttttttttgtttttcctttttttctgcacttCTTCATCCCCCCGAATTAGGACACCCTGAGGGAGTACATCAACAAGGCCCACCGCGAAGACGTGAATGTTCACCAGTAAGTCCTTCCCCGCAGTGCCCGCAGTGGAATTTACCACTGTACGTAGTGGGTGCCCCCCTTATCTGCATCGCTCCGTTTAAGCATTCCCTGGAAAATGCTCTCCCTCCAAAATTGCAGATTTGACGACTTGATAAACAACCTCCTTAAGGAGAACTCAACCCTCAATGATGAACTGTCcaagcagaaaaggaagtaaTGACCCCCCGGggagaaatacaaaaaataagaaaaataagaaaaataagaaaaaaaaaaaaaaaaaacatacactGTAACGTAGTGACAGCACCTGCGCGGTGAACACACCAACCAGTGTGCCACACGTGAAGGTGCCCCGTCTAATCCATTCGTTatattccccccctttgcgcaaACTCTTAAACTCTCTCACAGGAACATGGCGGACACCTACTTCTTCAATAAGGAACTGCAAATGATACAAAGCgacaaatttaaaattatagaaaaatttgACGAGGCCAAAGTGAATAATTTCCCCCACCTGTACGAACCGCTCAACGTGACTCTTAACGAAGCTCCACATGAGTACCATGAGGAGGTCGCGCTCAAACGGGAAGCAGGACCACCTCACGGGGAGATTGCTAACCCTAACAAGGACGGGGGTGagaggaaaaatggaaaaaactCCCACCTGGTTAAGTCCAGCAAGCCGGTAATCACAGACGAGTTGGTCCACACGTACATGAAGGATTACATGATGAATGTTCAGAACAGGTCATGATGGCAGGGGTGTCTGCAGTTATAGTGTTTGTAGGGGGGGGGGTCACCTGACAGAGCGGTTAAGCGGAGAAGCAGTGGGACACCATGAGttctctcccctcccccccggttATAATGCACCACTGTGAGATATACACCCACACGTGTGTTAGCAgttacaaaaaggaggatgCACTGTGCAGGTTATTttttggttccttttttgttccttattttcccttttttttgctcccctttttggtgcGTTTCGGAGGTCGCCCAGCCCGATTTACTTCCCCAAATCGGCGAaaggtattaaaaaaaaaaaaaaaaacgatcgAGGTGCTCCAACCTTCTTGGGCTATTTCCCCAGCTCAGTCGTCCAACCGTGTTAGGCGCGAAAGGGACcccattctttttttgtttttttgtcttACGCTGCGCTATTGCTTCATCGCGTTAGCGGCACTGCTTGGTACGCTTATGATTGGGTTAACGTTCACGAGTGTGTTAATGTTAATGAGCGTGCCCATGCGTGTGCGTACTTTTTGTGGCGCTCACCTCTGCGCGCGCTGTGCTCACTGTGctcgctttttttattttttttccccaccgcgCCAACAATTCTTAAGAAGATATAAAAACCGCGAACTCCCTTTTAGCGCCCCATTTGGGTGTGCGCCCGAAGTTTGCACGGGCACGTGACGGCcttcgccatttttaccCTCCACCTTGGAGCTAATCAGCTGAAGATAAATCCGCATTTGCGTGGGGGAAAGGCAAACCGGTATAGCATAATAACAGCACGGTCAGGTCAGCCACCCTGAGGGAGCTCCTAACCCGTGTCACTTCCCCCTCGCAAAGACAATCGCAGCTCACTCGCacgtgtgcaaaaaaaaaaaaattggccgAAATAAATTCGCAAATAAGTCGCATACGGTAAGACAGCTTTTCCAATTTCCTCCCCCTATTTGATAAAATCCCAAACAAACATGGACTTGGACCAAATTGaagaaaggataaaaaaactggaagaagaaattgcTAAATTCGAGGAGCAGGAGTTACGCAACATAGagagtataaaaaatgaaataaagcaACTTGACACACATGTAAGCgaattgaacaaaaaaaaaaacaacaaacaACTGCTAAACGCGAACAAATGCTTTGCACACAAattgttgcaaaaaaagggaaattgcaacaaaaaaaaaaaatacgtaaaggaaataaaaagggatgtTCTTTTTCAGCTAAACTtagtgaaggaggaaaaaaaaaaaaaaaacgacatcTTGTTGCACACACATTTTAACGCCCAACATTTAAAGGAATTCACCGACCAAGTGAAGCAACACTTTTTAATCTTAAATGTACAGAGGGAGTACTCCATAAAATTTctgtttgaaaaaattggaaaagttAAAACAAAAGCAGTTGCCTACTtcaacaaatttttaattatacaaaagGAGATTCACTTCCTCCTGCAGTCCATAAATAACAACGCCCTGACCGACCTGTTTGTTTTGGCCAAAAATTCCCTGCTCTTCCAAAAGGAGGTGGCCAACATGTTTCAGCGTTTTTACCACCAGGTGGAGAACTCCCTCACGGGGCTGTGACTGTTAAGAGGTGGAAGATGAGGCTTCTGCAGTGTGCCCATTCGCGGTGTGCATATTTACCGCGTCTGCCTTGTGAGGAGCAACCTTGCGTAACTTTGCTTTAATTCCCTTTGGAAGTGCGGCCACACCCGCTGCGGTAATAAATAGACGACCATGCATCCCTGCCGACTGGGCCCCCTTACAAATCGCCAGCTTCTTTTAATTCTTAATCGTTTGCCATTAGGAGCGCAGAAGAGACGCCTTCCTCAAAGGAACCCCTCGTTCAATACGCTCCATGGGATGCTTTCCCCTGGTTGGAAACCACACCTTGGAGCGCGTGGCGGACGCGGTTCGTGCAGCTAGCCCGACAAACACACTGCACAGGTGTCGCCCCGTTCCTTTCGCAGATCTGCTTCGCTACATTTGTTGCgtcattccttttttgtttacatCGCATTGGGAACGGGTATAAGCGTGTGGGGGCGAAAGGGaaggactttttttttttttttttttccatatatttGAAAACTCAGCTGCGTGTTTGGTCACTTCCTACATGCAACTTtagcccatttttttaacccgtTAAAAATATGACTCCCTTTAACTGCTCGCACAACGCACAGGTGGGAGGTCCACCAACGATGTTGCCACGTTTGaagtgtggaaaaaaaaagtaacattGAAATGGGTGGCAATGGGTGAT carries:
- a CDS encoding hypothetical protein, conserved (encoded by transcript PVX_085500A); its protein translation is MSEQLLILSNKHDVLVKESKLQEEELKHLKNKKKYRNDKTNEFIITLKKQNEDFKKDNETLTDKYSDLLTENSGLKCTCKLLQEQLQESQKNLELVKMQNTKEFDEKSALQILNLGTGLLQKRSFTKDGSDANPLKLEIEYKDMIIKKLLRKSLTEEMMKGKDQHSSSCNGRDSTMGEDSHQKGEDSPNGEHSPNDNTVNHNGEQLITFEKKLEELYQKCVHAQSDNDQLKLLPPLQNKIKKLTDHIDDLKKENADLLGIIDTLREYINKAHREDVNVHQFDDLINNLLKENSTLNDELSKQKRKNMADTYFFNKELQMIQSDKFKIIEKFDEAKVNNFPHLYEPLNVTLNEAPHEYHEEVALKREAGPPHGEIANPNKDGGERKNGKNSHLVKSSKPVITDELVHTYMKDYMMNVQNRS
- a CDS encoding hypothetical protein, conserved (encoded by transcript PVX_085505A); this encodes MDLDQIEERIKKLEEEIAKFEEQELRNIESIKNEIKQLDTHVSELNKKKNNKQLLNANKCFAHKLLQKKGNCNKKKKYVKEIKRDVLFQLNLVKEEKKKKNDILLHTHFNAQHLKEFTDQVKQHFLILNVQREYSIKFLFEKIGKVKTKAVAYFNKFLIIQKEIHFLLQSINNNALTDLFVLAKNSLLFQKEVANMFQRFYHQVENSLTGL